A single Bacteroidota bacterium DNA region contains:
- a CDS encoding integrase core domain-containing protein → VGNCYDNAIAERVNGILKLEYGLDGCFINLKQVRQALREAVWLYNHERPHMTLGYRKPDQVYRAGLKSLTIH, encoded by the coding sequence GTGGGCAACTGCTATGACAATGCGATAGCAGAACGGGTCAATGGCATACTCAAACTGGAATATGGACTTGATGGTTGCTTTATCAACCTCAAGCAAGTACGCCAGGCATTACGAGAGGCGGTCTGGCTCTACAACCATGAACGTCCACATATGACGCTGGGCTACCGGAAACCCGATCAGGTATACCGAGCTGGGCTTAAATCACTAACTATACACTAA